A region of the Terriglobales bacterium genome:
ATTCTCGCGGGCAACGTCGCCCTCGAGTCGATGGGCTTCAAAACGTTCGGGTTCGGTGGCGGTCGCGCGGATGTCTGGGAGCCTGAAGAGGACATCTATTGGGGACCAGAAGGCAAGTGGCTGGCGGACGAGCGCTACAGCGGCGACCGTGATCTCCAGAATCCGCTCGCTGCCGTGCAGATGGGTTTGATCTATGTGAATCCGGAAGGGCCGAATGGAAAGCCGGATCCGGTTGCCGCGGCACGGGATATCCGGGAGACTTTCGCCCGCATGGCGATGAATGACGAGGAGACCGTTGCGCTCATTGCCGGCGGTCACACCTTCGGCAAAACCCACGGCGCGGGAGATGTATCACTGGTGGGCCCAGTGCCGGAATCCGCCAGCATCGAGGAGCAGGGCCTGGGCTGGACGAGCAAATTTGGCACGGGCAAAGGCGGCGACGCGATCAGCAGCGGCCTGGAAGTCACCTGGACCACGACGCCTACGAAGTGGAGCAACAACTTCTTCGCGAACCTGTTCGGCAACGAATGGGAACTGACCAAGAGCCCGGCTGGGGCGCATCAATGGAAACCGAAGAATGGCGCAGGCAATGGTACGGTGCCGGATGCGCACGATCCGTCAAAGCGTCACGCGCCATCCATGCTGACCACTGACCTCTCCTTGCGGTTCGACCCTGCTTACGAAAAGATTTCACGGCGCTTCTACGAGCATCCGGACCAGTTCGCAGACGCGTTTGCTCGGGCGTGGTTCAAGCTGACGCATCGCGACATGGGGCCGATCTCGCGGTACCTTGGCCCGCTCGTTCCGAAGGAGCCCCAGCTGTGGCAGGACCCTGTTCCCGCCGTGGATCATGAATTGATCGGGGAGAAAGACATTGCTGCCCTGAAAGCCAAGATTCTCGCCTCCGGTTTATCAATTTCCGAACTGGTCACGACGGCCTGGGCATCGGCATCAAGCTTCCGAGGATCGGATAAGCGCGGTGGCGCGAACGGAGCGCGTATTCGCCTCACCCCGCAAAAAGATTGGGAGGTGAACCAGCCGGCCGCGCTGGCAAAGATCCTGCAGAAGCTGGAGGCGATCCAAAAGGAGTTCAACAGCTCGCAGAGCAACGGCAAAAAAGGGAAGAAGGTCTCACTCGCCGACCTGATCGTCCTCGCCGGCAACGCCGCCGTCGAGGAAGCTGCGAAAAAGGCCGGGCACGAGGTGAAGGTTCCCTTCGCTCCGGGTCGCACGGATGCATCGCAGGAGCAAACGGATGCGCACTCGTTCGCAGTGCTGGAGCCGGCCGCGGACGCGTTCCGGAACTACATTCGGAAGGGAGAAAAGAGACCGGTGGAGGAGCTGTTGTTGGATCGGGTGGAGCTGCTGACACTGACTGCTCCCGAGATGACGGTTCTTATCGGCGGCATGCGGGCACTGAACGCAAACTTTGGGAACTCGAAGCACGGCATCCTCACCAAGCGACCCGAGACGCTGACGAATGATTTCTTTATCAACCTGCTCGATATGAGGACCAAGTGGCAGCCCGCATCGGATGGTGTCTACGAAGGACGCGATCGCGCGACGGGCGAACTCAAGTGGACCGCCACTCGTATCGACCTCATTTTCGGCTCACACTCGCAGCTCCGAGCGATTGCGGAAGTCTATGCATGTGAGGACGCGAAGGAGGCGTTCGTGCATCAGTTCGTAAGTGTTTGGAACAAGGTGATGAACCTTGATCGCTACGATCTCCCTGCGGCAGAAAAGAAAGCTGTCAACTAAGCCCAGAGTTGTGAAATCGAACGTGCGTGCGTTCTGGTTGGCGCGCGCACTTTCCTCCCCTACATCTAAGTACACCGAAGTTCAGCAGACTGGAGCTCATTTTGCCCGCAAGCGGGAGTCTGCCGCCTTTGATTCATTTCATCGGTGGATGGTCGGCAATCCGGAAGTAATCCCGGAGCCATGGCTTCGGGTAGCACAGTTCGTACCTACTTCGTCTCGCGGTCCATAAACGGGCTTCGAGGAAGTTGGCCGGGCTTGGTACTGGGAAGTTATCCGCGCTTGGTTTGCGGCGTGATCCGCACGGATCTGTGAAGCAGATACACCACGAAGAATTGGACGACGGCGATAAAGAGCGGCCCAGCGCATTTCCCAAGATCATGCTCAAACAGACCGATTCCAGCATCCAGCAATTGCATGGCGCCGGCGAGCGCACCCAGGATCAGCAACGCAGGCGTCGCCTGCTTGTAGATCGCCCCCAATGCGAACAAAGCCAGAGGAATTGTGCGCGCCGCTGCGTACATCGCCAATAGCAACGACGCCTGCGTTGGAACGGATTCGGCAGGGACCAGGTATTGCGGATGGATGATCGCGGCGATGGAAAAGCCGCTCGCCACCAGGACATTGATTGCCGTGACCAGCGAAGCCAGCCGAAAAGCCTTTATTGTAGTCATTGATTCCTCTCTCTGAGTAAGCTCGTCCGAGCGTAGTTGGGTTGATTTGACAACTTGTGTTCGCACTACGCCTGCGCCTAGTGCGAACCCTTCGCTAATTGCAGAGCGGGATACCTGTTATGTTTCCCCCTTATCAATCGTCGTCAGACTGTAAGAACCACCCTCCCGAAGGGGCGGCCTTCAACGAGATAACGCAGAGCCTCAGCCGCTTCGGCCAGAGGGAACGTCTTCGCCACGATCGGTTTGATCGCACCGGATTTAAGCAGAGAGACAATAGCTTTCCACGCGTCCGTAACGGTCGCCTGCGGCTGAGCGAACATGTTGAGACCCCGGATGCTGGCCTGTGGCACGATGAGATTTGTCACGTCAATGGTCGTCTTACGGCTTGCGGAATATCCCAGTGTTGTGAGGCTTCCTCCCAACGCGAGCGCTTTGAGCGCCCCGCTCAAGACTTCACCGCCGATCCCATCGATCACAATATCTGCGCCGTAGCCGTCGGTGATACGACGTACACCGTCACCCAACTTCTCCAAGGAAGTATCGATGACCTCATTGAATCCGAGCGCCTTCGCCTGCTCGGCTTTCGCATGGTTGGTCGTGCTGGATATGGCGTGTTTTGCTCCCAGAGCGCGCGCCAGTTGTGTCACCGCGTTGCCGACCGATCCTCCGATCGCTGGTGCCAGAACGGTTTTACCGGGACGAAAACCGGCGAGGGTAAGAGCCACTTGCGCGGTGAGATACGCGACTGGAATACCCGCGGCACTCACGTCGTCGACATTGCCGGGAATCAGGCAAAGGTCTTGCTTGCGTACCGCAACCCACTCACTGTAGGCTCCGTCCGCAAAAGCGCCATAGATGCCCCAGAACATCACGCGTGAGCCGGCGGGAAACTCCGTTCCGCCTCCCTCCTCCACCACGCCTGCTCCTTCGTTGCCCAGGACTAGAGGCGCCTTCGAGCCGTGAAACTGGCCGGAGAGAATCGTATAGTCGAGCGGCGTGACGCCGGCCGCAGTGATTCGCAGCAGTACTTTCCCGTCTGTGACCGTTGGTTTTGGAAGCTCGATAAGCTTCAACTCTTTATAGCCATTGAAATTTTCCGCTCTCATTGCATGCATATTAGTTCTCTTTTCTCCAGTTGCGACTTCAGTCATTAAGGGTTGCCTCCATCAGTCTGACGATGAGACGAGCGCCGCTGGCGCCCTGCTCCCTAGGAAGGTCCCGGACCTTGCCAGCTGTGTTGTCTGGATTATTGTTATAATCCACTAACTGGATTAGATTCGTAATCCTGATTTAGTCGCAGTTTATTTTTGTGGAGGGACACATGGGCTATTCCAGAGCTCAAAAAGCGAGAACTCACAATCGCATCGTCGCCATTGCCTCCAGGAGATTCCGCGAAAAGGGCCTCGCAGGTTTCGGAATTGCCGAGCTGATGAAGGAAGCCGGCCTGACGGTGGGCGGCTTCTACAAGCACTTCGATTCGCGTGACGACTTAGTGGCCGAAGCGGTCAACTCTGCATTCGGCGGTTGGAAACGGAGAGCGGACGCGGCCAAATCCAGCGGGCCGCCAGTGTCCTACGAAAAGTTGATTGACGACTATCTGAACCAAGCGCACCGCGATAATCCGGGCACGGGCTGTGCCTTCAGCGCGTTGGCACCGGAGATCGCACGCAGCGATAAGCGCACCCGCGCGCTTACCTCGGAACAAGTCCGGAAGGACCTTGAGTTGATTGCCGGTTTGCTTCCAGGCAAGGACAAGCGTGCGGCAAGGTCGCGGGCGATCTTGACTTTCAGCGCCCTCGTCGGAGCCATCTCGCTGGCGCGCGCCGTATCGGATGAGGCGCTTTCCCACGAAATCTTGAAGACTGTGGCAAAGCTTCTGAAGAATCCCGTCTCAGAGCACCAGGAACGTTAGGAAATTCGGGGACAGACGGAACCTTTCCCCTGAGAAAACATCCCGTCTGTCCCCGATTTATCCGAGAACAGATTACACTCATTGACCGAGGCGAGCTGCCCGCAGCAACGGACACGGTCCAGAAACGGGCTTCGGAGGAATTGTCTGGATCGGTAACGGGAAGTCGGCTTGTGGGAAGTGATGGCGATTGTACGCGGTTGCGAGCAACATGCGCGGTTGCGAGCAACACGGGAACAAACCCACCCATACTCCATGCGGCCATGCTTTTCCAAACTGACCCACTACCGGATCAGCTTTTAGCCTGCGGTTCGATACCCTAAGATTTAACTGCAACTTAGCTTTGCCGGCGCTCATCTAAGTACACAGTGGCTAATGAGGTTGCCGTTTCAGGGTCTCAGGGGTTTTTCCTATTGTGTCCGCCCCAGCAACTAACGTACTATCACTCCAACCTTTAGCAACAAAAGATGGGAATTCACCTGTATGGTGGCGCGCCACAGTAGTCACAGAGTTGTACTCGGGCTCATAGCTCTTGTCGTTTTCTTTCTCTTTACCTCGTTCGCCTATGGGCGTTCGATTTCTTCTGCTTCCAAAAAGTCCAAGTCGCAAATCAGCGAAAGCTCGGGCGCGCAGAAGCACATGAGCCAGTTGCGCCACCGGCGCCGGCATCATCACTACTACGAGCGCTTCTATACCAGCTCTTTTGCCGATGACGTGACCGCAGGCGACAGCACCGCCGGAGAAGACCCGGCAGTCCGCGCCGCGGCCATAGACGCCCTGGGCAATATGAACGGCACGGTTGTGGCCATTGATCCTGCCTCGGGACGCATTCTGACCATGGTCAACCAGAAGCTGGCCCTTTCTGAAGGGGCGCAGCCTTGCTCAACTTTCAAGGTTGCAGTGGCCCTGGCCGCGCTCAAAGAAGGCCTGATTACCAAAGACCAAGAGGTCAAGCTCGGACGCAGGACCCATGTGAACCTGACCGATGCCTTGGCGCACTCCAACAATGCTTATTTCGAAGCGCTGGGACGCAGGCTGGGCTTCAAGCGGGTCAGCTCATATGCTCACATGTTCGGTATGGGTGAACTGGCCGGCTTTAACATCGAAGGCGAACACCTGGGGCAATTCCCCAGCGGAGCGCCCACCACGAAAGATGGTGGAGTCGGCAAACTGTGCTCTTATGGCGAGAGCATCTCCATGACTCCTCTGCAGCTTGGCGCCATGATCGCAGCCATTGCCAACGGCGGCACGCTTTATTACCTGCAGCATCCGCAGACGGCGGATGATGTAACCAACTTTGTGCCGCGGTCAAAGCGGCAGCTCGATATCGCCGACCTTATTCCCGATGTCTCGGAAGGCATGGCCGGAGCGGTGGAATACGGTACGGCGCGTAGCGTGCGTTACAGCTTTGACGAAGAAGAAATTTTAGGAAAGACCGGGACCTGCTCGAAAGATGGCACCCGCTTCGGCTGGTTCGCTTCTTATGCCAACACCGATCACGGGAAAGTTGTAGTCGTGGTCTTCCTGCGCGGCGGGCGTCCTACCTTTGGCCCCAAAGCCGCCGAGATCGCCGGACGCATGTACCACAACCTCTACAGCGGTAACTTCTTCTTTACTGATACCAAACCTGAAAGCTCACGGCAGCCGGTAAGCGGGGCGAACGCGGGGATATCGCAGTAAGCAGCTTTTAGCTCTTAGCTTTTGTTTATTGCACCAGAAATCCTTCCAAACCTTGTCGCCGGTTTAAGCGACTGACGCAGCAAAGTATCAAGAAAAGCTAAGAGCTAATGGCTAAGAGCTTCTTTCAAAACTTCGTCACTTCCGTAAAGTTAAAATCTTTTACCTTCATCGCGGGCACAACCATGTCAAATGATTCTTCCCCGCTGGCGCGCACGGGTATGCTGAGCGCTTCCACCTTGCTCAACAGCTCAACCAGACTCTGATTGAAGCGAAAGTTCAGGATGCCGTGCTGCAACTTTCCGTTTTCCACGTAGAAGGTGCCGTCGCGGGTCATGCCGGTCAGGATTTTTTCGTAGGGATCAACCTCGCGGATATACCACAGCCGCGTCACCCACACTCCGCGCTCGGTTGAAGCCACCATTTCATCTACGGTCTTTGCGTTTCCCGTCTCCGGCGGCGCAAAGACCACGTTCATGGGCGCTTCGCCGATCTCGTTGGGCAGCAGAAATCCGTGGCCGGTGGGCTTCACTTCGCCGACCTTAGCTGCCAGCTCAGATTTTTTCATCTTCTCTGCCGTGGCGCGGGCGTAGACAAGATTCTTGGCAACGCCTTTTTCCACCAGGGTCACCTGCTGACGGGGCACACCTTCACCATCAAAGGGTGACCCGGATTGCAGCGGATGACTGACGTTATCGTGAATCGTAATGTTGTCGCCGAACAGCTTGCTGCCCACGCGATTATTCAGGAACGACCGCTGATCAAGCACCGCCAGACCGGCAAAATCGTAGAACATAAATCCCACCAGGTCGAGCACCGCAGCAGGTTCGAGGATAACGGTGTATTTACCCGGCGCCAGCTCGCGCGGTGCTGCCGATTGCCGCGCCTTGCGTGCCGCGATCTCGGCCAGAGCAACTGCATTGAGGTTGCGCACATCGGGCGAGTTGGCCTTTTGCCAGCCGGAGGAATCATCGCCCAGCATGGTGATGGAAATTTCTGAAGAGGTCTGCTGATGGAAGCGGGCCAGGCCGCGCGAGTTGAAAAGCGCCTCCATATACTCGGAAACGGAAAAGATGCCGGCGGTAACCAGCTTTTCGCGCTTTGCCACCTTCACGATCTCACTCACACCCACAGCCCGCTCTTTCGCGCCCACGGCGCGGGTTTGCTCGAACCAGCGGTTGGGCACGAGCGTCGCCGGCTCTTTGCCTTCGAGCATGGTCAGCAGGTCAGGGTTGGGATGCTG
Encoded here:
- the katG gene encoding catalase/peroxidase HPI; the protein is ILAGNVALESMGFKTFGFGGGRADVWEPEEDIYWGPEGKWLADERYSGDRDLQNPLAAVQMGLIYVNPEGPNGKPDPVAAARDIRETFARMAMNDEETVALIAGGHTFGKTHGAGDVSLVGPVPESASIEEQGLGWTSKFGTGKGGDAISSGLEVTWTTTPTKWSNNFFANLFGNEWELTKSPAGAHQWKPKNGAGNGTVPDAHDPSKRHAPSMLTTDLSLRFDPAYEKISRRFYEHPDQFADAFARAWFKLTHRDMGPISRYLGPLVPKEPQLWQDPVPAVDHELIGEKDIAALKAKILASGLSISELVTTAWASASSFRGSDKRGGANGARIRLTPQKDWEVNQPAALAKILQKLEAIQKEFNSSQSNGKKGKKVSLADLIVLAGNAAVEEAAKKAGHEVKVPFAPGRTDASQEQTDAHSFAVLEPAADAFRNYIRKGEKRPVEELLLDRVELLTLTAPEMTVLIGGMRALNANFGNSKHGILTKRPETLTNDFFINLLDMRTKWQPASDGVYEGRDRATGELKWTATRIDLIFGSHSQLRAIAEVYACEDAKEAFVHQFVSVWNKVMNLDRYDLPAAEKKAVN
- a CDS encoding zinc-binding alcohol dehydrogenase family protein — encoded protein: MHAMRAENFNGYKELKLIELPKPTVTDGKVLLRITAAGVTPLDYTILSGQFHGSKAPLVLGNEGAGVVEEGGGTEFPAGSRVMFWGIYGAFADGAYSEWVAVRKQDLCLIPGNVDDVSAAGIPVAYLTAQVALTLAGFRPGKTVLAPAIGGSVGNAVTQLARALGAKHAISSTTNHAKAEQAKALGFNEVIDTSLEKLGDGVRRITDGYGADIVIDGIGGEVLSGALKALALGGSLTTLGYSASRKTTIDVTNLIVPQASIRGLNMFAQPQATVTDAWKAIVSLLKSGAIKPIVAKTFPLAEAAEALRYLVEGRPFGRVVLTV
- a CDS encoding TetR/AcrR family transcriptional regulator; translated protein: MGYSRAQKARTHNRIVAIASRRFREKGLAGFGIAELMKEAGLTVGGFYKHFDSRDDLVAEAVNSAFGGWKRRADAAKSSGPPVSYEKLIDDYLNQAHRDNPGTGCAFSALAPEIARSDKRTRALTSEQVRKDLELIAGLLPGKDKRAARSRAILTFSALVGAISLARAVSDEALSHEILKTVAKLLKNPVSEHQER
- a CDS encoding penicillin-binding transpeptidase domain-containing protein, whose amino-acid sequence is MSQLRHRRRHHHYYERFYTSSFADDVTAGDSTAGEDPAVRAAAIDALGNMNGTVVAIDPASGRILTMVNQKLALSEGAQPCSTFKVAVALAALKEGLITKDQEVKLGRRTHVNLTDALAHSNNAYFEALGRRLGFKRVSSYAHMFGMGELAGFNIEGEHLGQFPSGAPTTKDGGVGKLCSYGESISMTPLQLGAMIAAIANGGTLYYLQHPQTADDVTNFVPRSKRQLDIADLIPDVSEGMAGAVEYGTARSVRYSFDEEEILGKTGTCSKDGTRFGWFASYANTDHGKVVVVVFLRGGRPTFGPKAAEIAGRMYHNLYSGNFFFTDTKPESSRQPVSGANAGISQ
- a CDS encoding TldD/PmbA family protein gives rise to the protein MLTKEQCHQIFERIRKFSSADEVEVYISGGVSALTRFANNMIHQNVADENHAVSVRTVFNGRTARSTTNKLDEDSLRRVVQSAENLSKVQHPNPDLLTMLEGKEPATLVPNRWFEQTRAVGAKERAVGVSEIVKVAKREKLVTAGIFSVSEYMEALFNSRGLARFHQQTSSEISITMLGDDSSGWQKANSPDVRNLNAVALAEIAARKARQSAAPRELAPGKYTVILEPAAVLDLVGFMFYDFAGLAVLDQRSFLNNRVGSKLFGDNITIHDNVSHPLQSGSPFDGEGVPRQQVTLVEKGVAKNLVYARATAEKMKKSELAAKVGEVKPTGHGFLLPNEIGEAPMNVVFAPPETGNAKTVDEMVASTERGVWVTRLWYIREVDPYEKILTGMTRDGTFYVENGKLQHGILNFRFNQSLVELLSKVEALSIPVRASGEESFDMVVPAMKVKDFNFTEVTKF